A window from Argopecten irradians isolate NY chromosome 3, Ai_NY, whole genome shotgun sequence encodes these proteins:
- the LOC138319953 gene encoding uncharacterized protein, whose product MGKLMVLLLIGCASMTLAADQKWHKRCFDGPKRIVCVAYKKADDSIPFSIGDAQTRCRRLGMTLLNKLGAARNVIKAFEGKKNTAQKHITKFITGITAKECTNCVLKTTNGREQPVARLRNNVGIMCDKLKK is encoded by the exons ATGGGGAAATTGATGGTTTTGCTGTTGATTGGCTGTGCATCCATGACTCTTGCCGCTG ATCAGAAGTGGCATAAGAGATGTTTCGATGGGCCAAAAAGGATCGTTTGTGTGGCTTACAAGAAAGCAGATGACTCCATACCATTCTCCATTGGAGATGCCCAG ACTCGTTGCAGACGCTTGGGAATGACGTTGTTGAATAAACTAGGTGCCGCAAGAAATGTTATAAAGGCATTTGAGGGGAagaaaaatacag cgcaaaaacatataacaaaatttattacCGGAATAACCGCTAAAGAGTGTACCAATTGTGTGTTGAAGACAACAAACGGCCGAGAGCAACCTGTCGCGAGACTTAGGAATAACGTTGGAATTATGTGcgataaattgaaaaaatag
- the LOC138319954 gene encoding uncharacterized protein, giving the protein MSTLMILLLIGCISMSLGTGGPNWSHLRIHNRKTKETVACVAFQKKNNAKSFTVEDAKDHCNSLNQKKCKDMELLDDPKKATIFANIFIYVSKRYPALQYTDRFLTGIKSAQCENCVFKKIGDRFFVKTPQGKLDKQVGIICAKKKQNQ; this is encoded by the exons ATGAGTACGTTGATGATCTTGCTGTTGATTGGTTGTATATCCATGTCTCTTGGCACAG GAGGTCCGAATTGGAGCCACCTGAGAATCCATAACAGAAAAACCAAGGAAACGGTCGCTTGTGTGGCGTTCCAGAAGAAAAATAACGCAAAATCCTTCACCGTCGAAGATGCCAAG GATCATTGCAACTCATTAAACCAGAAGAAATGCAAGGACATGGAGTTGCTTGATGATCCGAAAAAAGCAACGATATTTGCgaatatattcatatatgtaTCAAAGAGATATCCAG CTTTGcagtatactgacagatttctGACCGGCATAAAAAGTGCACAGTGTGAAAACTGTGTGTTTAAGAAAATCGGCGACAGGTTCTTTGTAAAGACACCCCAAGGGAAACTTGATAAACAAGTCGGAATTATATGCgctaaaaagaaacaaaaccaATAG